The window TTTTATCCAGAAAATTTTTCTATGTCTAATTTTTCCTTTTCAAGCTCTTTGAAATATTTTACAGTTTTTACCTTCAGCTCCATCGTAGAAGCTTCATCACAAACTATCATTCCTTTTTTATGCAGTTGGATTGCTGTAATTGTCCACATATGGTTAATGCTCCCCTCTATAGCCTTTTGAAGAGCTTTTGACTTATTCTCTCCTTCTACCATTATCAGGACCTCTTTTGAATCTAAGATTGTCCCTACTCCCACAGTAAGAGCTTTTTTAGGGACTTTTGATATATCATTATCAAAAAATCTGGAATTTGACTTCAATGTTTCTTGAGCCAAGGTTTTTACTCTTGTTCTCGAAGTCAGCGAAGAACCTGGTTCATTAAATGCTATATGCCCGTCCTCTCCTACTCCTCCTACAAATAGATCAACCCCACCATATTTTTCAATTTTTTCCTCATACTCTTCACACTCCCTCACAAGGTCTAGGGCATTCCCATCCAAAATATTTATGTTTTCGCTGGGGATGTCGATATGTTTAAAGAAATTATTATACATGAAGGCATGATAGCTCCGAGGGTGATCTTTAGGAATGTTAATATACTCATCCATATTAAAAGTAACTACGTTTTTGAAGGATACTCTGCCTTTTTTATGCAGTTTTATAAGCTCCTTATACATTCTAAGAGGCGTTCCCCCTGTTGGCAGTCCCAGTACAAAATTCTTGCCATCATCTGAATAATCATTTATTTTGGATGCTATATATAGAGCTGTCCACTCACTCATTTTATCTGTAATTAAAAGCCTCATCTTCCCTCTCCTTTATATTTAGTTTTTCTATGATGACTTAATTCAATATACTTTCTATAGAGATTAGATCCTTTTAGCAGAGATAGCTTTTTACCCTGAACATACCTTTATATAGCTAGTCTCAATTTTTTCAAAATAAACTAAAAAAGAGCCGAAAAAACGACCCTTCAAAAATATTCTTTTACAAAACCTCTATACCGTCTCCAGGCTTCACCAAACCACTTACAATAACCTTGGTAAATATACCTTCCTTTGGCATCACACACTCACCTACAGCTTGTTTTATGGCACATCCCGTGTGACACTCTTTTCCTATCTGCGTCACTTCCTGCAGTGATTCACCTATCTTCAGTTTGGTTCCCACAGGTAAAGTATACAGCTCTATCCCCTCTGTGGTTATATTCTCGGCAAATTTTCCATCCTCTATATCTAGTCCTGCGGCTCTAACTTTGTCGGCACTTTCACTTGCGAGCAAGCTCACCTGTCTGTGCCAGTTTCCAGCATGGGCATCCCCCTCAAGACCGTGGTCTATTCTAAAATAACCCTCTTTCACTGGATTTTTAACAACACCCTTTGTACTGCTTATATTGATAGCCTTTACTCTTCCTATTATTTTATCTTTTCTCATATTATTCTCCTCCCAATGCAAAGTCTGATTTTCCACCTGTCTTCCTAATTAATTTAATATCCCCTATTATCATTTTTTTATCTATCGCCTTGCACATATCATATATAGTCAAACAGGCCACAGAAACTGCCGTGAGAGCCTCCATCTCTATGCCAGTCTTACCAGTTGTTCTAACTTTTGCCTCTACCCATATTCTGTCTGTATCAACTGTAAAATTTATATCTGCACCGTCTATCAAAATATTATGGCACATAGGTATAAGGTCCCAGGTTTTTTTTGCTCCCATTATTCCCCCTACCTGTGCCACTGAGAGTACATCTCCCTTTTTAATTCCGCCATTTTTTACAGTTTCTATAGTTTTTTCAGCCATCAGGATATATCCCCTAGCTACTGCGACTCTATCGGTCTGAGATTTATCCCCAACATCCACCATACGAGCTCTGCCTTTGTCATTAAAGTGTGTTAAGTCCATTCATCCTCCAATTTTATACATATCTTTATCAATATATTGTTTTTCGTCCAAATGATGTTTCTCAGGTTTATCTAGTATATTTTTTTTTAGCAGCTCCTGTAAATTCTCACCTTTTCTAAGAGCACCCAATAGATCTATCTCTTTATTTGAATGAAGACACAATTTCAATTTTCCAGAGGAGGTTATTCTGACTCTGTTGCATGAGTCACAGAATTTATTAGAAATAGTATTTATAATTCCGACTCTCCCTTTTCCTTCAGGTAGTTTGTATAATATTGAAGGGGATGATGCATAATCCTTTTCCACCATTTGAAGTCTAGGACATCTCTTTAGTACCTCTTGTGAAGAAAGATACTCTTTTTCAATCCAACTAACGGAACTTCCCATGGGCATGAGTTCTATGAACCTCACATCTATCTTTTTTTCCACTGTTATCTTTACAAAATTTGCTATCTCTTCCTTATTATAATTTTTCATAAGAACTACATTCAATTTTATGGGATAAAGTCCCTCATCTTTAGCCTTATCTATCCCTTGCAAAACCCTTTTTAGATCCCCGCCAGTAAGTTTACTATACTTATCTTCCTCCAGGGTATCTAGGCTTACATTAACCCTCATAAGTCCAGCTTTTTTTAGTTCCTTAGCCTTTTCAGCGAGAAAAATTCCATTTGTAGTCAGGGCAATATCATCAATTCCTCCTATTTTTGAAACTTCAAAAATAATTTCGGTTATATCCTTCCTTAAAAGGGGCTCCCCCCCTGTGAAACGGACCTTTTTCACTCCAAGTTCTGCCAGCGCCTTCACCATAGATACAACTTCTCTTTTGGTCATAGGGTCTCTTCTAGCCTCTATACACTCGTCAGGTTTACAGTAAATGCATCTCAGATTACAGTTTTCAGTGAGAGAAATTCTTAAATAATCTATAACCCTTCCATGTAAATCCCTCATGAAATCTCTCCTTTAAAAATCAGTTTTCCAGTTTCTCCTGCATTATACCCACCTAAATCTCTTATTTTTTCTTTAAACCTTTGAGATCTTATAAAATTTAAAAAACTTTTCATTCTCTCATCTGAAAGAGTTTCTTTTTTTACTAAAAAATCATAATTCTCAAAGGTTATTGGAAGAAAATCCAAATCCATTACCTGGGCGGCAGCCTTTATGCCAAGTGCCACATCAGCCGAACCACTTTTAACCGCAGTAGCACAGGCCATATGAGTAGTAGCTTCTCTCTCATAACCAGTTATTTCACTGCTGCTTATCCCACTTTTTTTCAACAAATAGTCCAAAAGTATTCGTGTCCCCGCTCCCCGCTGCCTATTAATAAAGGTTATATTTTCTTTTAACAAATCTGATATTCCAAATATATTTTTAGGGTTATCCTTAGGAACAATGAGCCCCTGCTCCCTCTCTACTCCCCTTATCAGGACTGTCTCATCGTCAAAATATTTATCTAACAGAAATTCATTATAAACACCGTTTTGTTCATTTAATATATGGACCGGTGCAATGTGGGTCTGACCTCTTTTCAAGGCGGTTACTCCACCCATACTCCCTGTGTGTGTAGAGGATAGATTGACTTCGTCAGCGATAAGATCCATTACAATGTCATGACTTCCTATGGAAATCAAGTACTCTCCTATTTCCTCAAGTGGTCTCAAAAGACTTACTTCCACCTCCTCACTTTTTTGATACCCCTCATAATTTCTAGGTATTTCAAGTAATGCATCGGCTTTTACAAGACTCATGCTGACACCGGCTCCTCGAGAAAGAGGTGTTGCTATCAGCTTGTCATCTATAAACCCTAGAGTGACTCTTACAATCTCCCTATGCTTTAAAGATGACGGAATGGCCCTTGATAAAACAGCCTTTATTTTAGATCTATTTTGCTTTTTCTGTAGAAGATAATTTTCAATCAGTGGTTTTAAAAAAGTTTCTGCAGATATAAAGGCAGATACTGGATATCCTGGAATTCCCAATACTGGTTTCCCTTGAACAACAGCTAGAATAGTTGGTTTACCAGGCTTTAAAGCTACTCCGTGACAGGATCGAATGGTAATGCGAGCCTGGCACCCCCATCATGGAGACCCCAATCATGCCGTGTCCATGCACGCCACCTGTTCGCCTGCTCG is drawn from uncultured Ilyobacter sp. and contains these coding sequences:
- the nagB gene encoding glucosamine-6-phosphate deaminase; translated protein: MRLLITDKMSEWTALYIASKINDYSDDGKNFVLGLPTGGTPLRMYKELIKLHKKGRVSFKNVVTFNMDEYINIPKDHPRSYHAFMYNNFFKHIDIPSENINILDGNALDLVRECEEYEEKIEKYGGVDLFVGGVGEDGHIAFNEPGSSLTSRTRVKTLAQETLKSNSRFFDNDISKVPKKALTVGVGTILDSKEVLIMVEGENKSKALQKAIEGSINHMWTITAIQLHKKGMIVCDEASTMELKVKTVKYFKELEKEKLDIEKFSG
- a CDS encoding MOSC domain-containing protein — encoded protein: MRKDKIIGRVKAINISSTKGVVKNPVKEGYFRIDHGLEGDAHAGNWHRQVSLLASESADKVRAAGLDIEDGKFAENITTEGIELYTLPVGTKLKIGESLQEVTQIGKECHTGCAIKQAVGECVMPKEGIFTKVIVSGLVKPGDGIEVL
- the moaC gene encoding cyclic pyranopterin monophosphate synthase MoaC; translation: MDLTHFNDKGRARMVDVGDKSQTDRVAVARGYILMAEKTIETVKNGGIKKGDVLSVAQVGGIMGAKKTWDLIPMCHNILIDGADINFTVDTDRIWVEAKVRTTGKTGIEMEALTAVSVACLTIYDMCKAIDKKMIIGDIKLIRKTGGKSDFALGGE
- the moaA gene encoding GTP 3',8-cyclase MoaA, producing the protein MRDLHGRVIDYLRISLTENCNLRCIYCKPDECIEARRDPMTKREVVSMVKALAELGVKKVRFTGGEPLLRKDITEIIFEVSKIGGIDDIALTTNGIFLAEKAKELKKAGLMRVNVSLDTLEEDKYSKLTGGDLKRVLQGIDKAKDEGLYPIKLNVVLMKNYNKEEIANFVKITVEKKIDVRFIELMPMGSSVSWIEKEYLSSQEVLKRCPRLQMVEKDYASSPSILYKLPEGKGRVGIINTISNKFCDSCNRVRITSSGKLKLCLHSNKEIDLLGALRKGENLQELLKKNILDKPEKHHLDEKQYIDKDMYKIGG
- a CDS encoding substrate-binding domain-containing protein is translated as MGIPGYPVSAFISAETFLKPLIENYLLQKKQNRSKIKAVLSRAIPSSLKHREIVRVTLGFIDDKLIATPLSRGAGVSMSLVKADALLEIPRNYEGYQKSEEVEVSLLRPLEEIGEYLISIGSHDIVMDLIADEVNLSSTHTGSMGGVTALKRGQTHIAPVHILNEQNGVYNEFLLDKYFDDETVLIRGVEREQGLIVPKDNPKNIFGISDLLKENITFINRQRGAGTRILLDYLLKKSGISSSEITGYEREATTHMACATAVKSGSADVALGIKAAAQVMDLDFLPITFENYDFLVKKETLSDERMKSFLNFIRSQRFKEKIRDLGGYNAGETGKLIFKGEIS